tattttttcttttttccttttatcGTCACTAtcaatttttcataattatatcgTTTACcattctatttttctttcttaattttatgtgaagaaaaaaaaaaggtaaattGGACTTTTATTATTTGTTCTATATTATATCAGTTTATCACCGAACAGCATATAAAAACACTAATTTTTGCGTCCTGTTTTCAATGTCCTATCTTGTTCTATTCTCAAAACCAAATGCAGCCTTGGGGTGAATGCTACACATTTGAATGTTAGAACTTCTAGTCCAACCAAATCTATGAGATTATCTGCCGAACTGAACCTAGAGTCCTACACACCAATGTTTTGCCATTCTTTctccttaaaaactcatcgaaCAGCACAAATAGTGAACATCATTTGGCACGACTATTTATCTAAAACTACTCATTCCATCATTCCCTTGCTGTCGTAATTGAGACCCAAAAGAACAAAGGATTAAAAAAATGatcacaagaaaagaaaacagaaaacatAAAGACAAATAAATGAAAGGAATAAGATCAAGAATATCATAGAAGAAGAACCTTGTGGAGTTGTTCAGTGATGGCAGCCCCAACAACTCCAGTGTAGAAAGCAGCTATATAAATTGTGACTAAAGGTGTAAAGGATTTGGGCCTTCTATAAGGCGCCACCATGTCCCAAAGAAAGGTTTTCTCCCATTTTGTGTACAAGTAGTCTGCATATTTTCTCCACAAGTAGCTTGCCATTTCAATGGCCTCCCGTTCAATTATCGCAAGACAAAACAATATCTGTAGAGAGAAAATAATTTAGAAGTTTGATaggaaactaaaataaaatttttaattcaattcatACACATACATACGAGAGTAATGTTGGTAAATACAGTTCAATGCCAAAGTATTGACAAGAACCATGGGATATGAAATCAAATAATAAAGTGATTTACTGATTTTCGTGTCCAAAGTATAGTTTCACTTATAAATGAATTCAAAAGACATTTTGATTTCAGAAAAGTAGTTCTCAAATCTAAGTTTACTCTAAATGAATTGAAGATCAAGGTTTATACCTCCTTTCACAATTATCCAGACAAGAAATCATCTCAAAAGGAAGGCTAATGAAAAGTTTTTTCATTTGTGTCTCCCACTTCCAGAACTAGAAAACACTAACTGTTAGCAAAAATAACATCTAGACATCGATATATCAAGAAAGGTTTTGAATGTATAACCAAGAGATTTTTTAAGTAGAACCAGCTAAAACTAAATATAGGTAATTATCACACACAGAcattggtgattcaattttctTGGAAGGCACCAAACCCAAAAGTTGATTTCTCAGGGAAATCTGATATTAGCATGCAACCAATTGTTCCTAATTCAGACATAGAACTAAGAATTGAGACCCATTTCCTTCCTATTTAGTCAATCCTACAAGTCATTGCTACAATAAATTATCATTAACGAGAGTTAACTGGACTCAATAAGGTCAATAAATTTGACTTAAAGGCCTTCAAAATCCCAAAACAACTCCCTAATGATACTAAATTTATTCCCCTGTTTTACCTTGCACATAATGTCTGAATTCCTTAACATCTCTACCCAAACCTCCAAAGCAGGGGAAGTGATGTCGCTACTCCTAAATTTGATATTGTCACTCCCTTCTTGTgctatttttctaaattattctttatccttattattttataattttattttctacaaTAATAAGAGGAAATTTCCCCCTTATCTTTAGTAAGCATAAGTTCAAATGAACATAACAAATTATTTAGGCAGCAAAATATCTCAGGAGTAAACAAACCATTCAAACATAATTATTAGAACTGAACTGGTAATTGAACCGGTTGGACCACTGGGTCACTAGTTGAACCGGTTGACCAGGTCTCACTTAAATAATCAATTGTCCAGAGATtaatcaagaaaaagaaaaatcctGAAAATTGAGGTTATGATACAAAGGCTGCAATGAtcacttttctgtttttcaaagtAATATTCCATTGGAAAATAAACTAATATAGCAGAATtccaataatttttttgtggaGATGAACATATTCCTCTAGAAAAGCCCAAGTCACATCCATAAACCCGAAGAGGGTGATGAGGAGCAAAAGAACTACAACAATCAGCAGCAACAGGATGAAAAGATACAACCAGAACAAGAATACAGAACGCAGATCAATCAACACAAAACAAAGTAACTAGTAATCACTCCTAACACAAAAAATCCACTAGCTACTGGCACGAAACAAAAAAGCTTCAATGATCAATTATCTTGACTTCCCTGCCTCGTTTCCAAGACTCCTTATAAAATGAAATAAGCCTTTTCATCTCCTCCATATTCACAGATTCATTGTTGaatattttcttgtttctaGTTTTCCATATAGTCACTCACTCTTTTTGTGCACTTTTTAGCATCTTTGTTCTAAACATGCAAAGGAAAACAAAAGGGCCAAAGAACAGAACATAGAAGATCCTTCCtaaatgaaaaacaaaacaaatataaCAAAAAACTTCAACTCAAATGAAAATTCCATGTTGAAACTGCTAGAACCTTCTCATCTTCTGTCTTTTTAAAACAAACTCTTATGAATTACCACTGACCTCCAAATCAAACTATTGCAAAGTGATTAATCCGCTGAGGAAATTAAAGAGTGCTACACAACACCAGAAGAAAGACCTTTTTATTGAATCTTCATCATTTGATCATCAAGCTAGGAGACAAATTAAAGGTTTTTCTCTCTTCAATTCTATGTTCAAGCTTGTAGCAGACCAGAATCAACAGAGTAATACCATTGAAATAGTCTTCCTTCTTAATTCTTATATACCTCAGAGAATTTCCtacaaaatgaaaattgaaCACAACACACATccttaaaacaaaaacaaaacaacaCTCAGAAATCATCACCTCTTCCAAACACAGCCTTAAAACAAAACAGAACAACATTCAGAGTTTGAGCATTGATCACAAAAAATTGATTtctgaaacaaaacaaaaactgCAGAACAACATTCAGAGTTCGAGCATTGATcacaaaaaattgatttttggaACAAAACAGACAATTAACAAAACAATGAAAAcaggattttttttttccttcagaagaagaaaacaatgaAAACATGAAGCATATAATAAATCAATGATCACCAATATCCAGCAATAATCTCAAAGACAACAATAAATACACAACAACAATTTAGCAAATAAACAAGTACAAGACCTAAATAGAAAATCCAACAAATTAAGTCGCAGCAACCTAACAATTTGGCAAATTAAAGCAACAGCAGCCCAACAATTTAGCAAATTATCAACTCAACAAGTTCAAGAACAGAAaatcacaacaacaacaaaaattaaaagtaacagAAGAACAACAGAACAACAACACAAGAAAAATTAGCAAATTAACAAGTTCACAATAACAGTTAAATTTTACCAGAAGAACACTAATGCAAGTGGAATCATCATGCTAATATGTTTTCTGCAAAGATGCTATTTGTGCAGCTAAAATTTCCTAATTACTATGATCCAATTATTCTAACTTCACATGCAATCAACTTACTAAGTTTCTAAAAGCTAGAAATTATAAAACCAACTAGAAATATGGTtaaagcatttcatcaaacatgttGAGTGCGGTAAAATTAAAACGGAATAAGAGAACTCAAAGCTTAATTTCAATGTGATAGAGAAGAGAACATAACTATTGTAACTTTAATTCAGTCTATGAAAAAATCCAAACCACtaccaaatcaaataattactTATTGTAATAGAAATCAGAAGTTGCGGAGTTTGAAAAGAGTATTGGTGTTGTGTGAGTGTATTGTCTGGTGGCGGGTTTAGGGAACTCACGGCTACAAAAGAGAGCAGTTCGACGGCTAGGTGGAGCGCGCGGGTTGGTCGCAGAGTTTGAATCAGAGCAACGTCGCTTCCAGACGAACGCGAATGCGAACTCGAACGGTGAAGCGCGAGTGAACGAGAACGGTGAACGCCGAGCGAACGTGAACGGCGAAGAACGCGAACGAAGACGCGAACGTGAACGGCAAACAAACGGCGACGGAAGCTCGCCTGAGCAGACAAAGACGACGGACGCCGAGCTCGAGGAAGCAGCCGCGATCGGTGACAGCGAACAGCGGTTAAAAAGTTGGAGCACGAGGGAAGCTAGATGACGGATGGCGACCTTTGAGTGCGACGGCCGGCGGCAGTATGCCACTCCTTGCGGCGGTGGTGTAGGCTTACAGTGTCGGGTTTTTTGGTTGGGTTTGTGTGATTTCTTTCTGAatggaagaaagaaaggaagaaagggagaaagaaacGAAGGAGCTTTTTGTTTTGTAAACCGGCCGGGTTTCGGTTCGATCTGACTGGCCGGTTCTCGGCCGATTCAACagttttttattagtttttaacgGTTTTACATATTTGACTGGATCGTTAATGTTGTCGGTTTGTGGTTGAATCGGTCCAACTGATCAATCTAGTTCGATTTTTAGAACATtgaaaaatatagaataaattacCATTTGACTGACGCTGACAAATGTACCTATATAAGAATAAAACGACAATTATAACCATAGAAAATAGTTTTGTGTGCCAAGAATACCTAACAGACCAATTACATAATCAACGTCTGGTACTCTTAGCACACAAAAATTATCTTTCATTACAATTGtcgttttatttttatatgcATGCGTCTATATCTTTTATAAGTATAAATAGTAATTTATTCAGAAAACTAATTATTCTTTGTCgatatagaaaaataataatataattttaaaaggtCTTGATTAactaaatttaatatatattatcattaattatgtcgcattttattgtttaaaaatatatgacttgattactttttacttttcgaacattaatgataaaaatattttttagtttttgtaatttaatataaatatttcgTCTCAATCGAAAAATCttaaaattatatgattaactAATT
This sequence is a window from Arachis stenosperma cultivar V10309 chromosome 10, arast.V10309.gnm1.PFL2, whole genome shotgun sequence. Protein-coding genes within it:
- the LOC130954326 gene encoding uncharacterized protein At4g29660; protein product: MASYLWRKYADYLYTKWEKTFLWDMVAPYRRPKSFTPLVTIYIAAFYTGVVGAAITEQLHKEKYWEEHPGRVVPLMEPKFYWGPWRIMRGDVPSPPPSQ